A single Cannabis sativa cultivar Pink pepper isolate KNU-18-1 chromosome 7, ASM2916894v1, whole genome shotgun sequence DNA region contains:
- the LOC115697074 gene encoding uncharacterized protein LOC115697074 has translation MTWMGSVKVMLISMGVVLVSLAMKVSVPLVKEFIIGSHVAVMWSSIATWLKPPYLYIIINGIIITIVASSRLHQNHHHDDRVDTEPGRYPMKNGSSRQANSAYGFHVESNNNNNNKIISSEFGALEQIRPRPLYKQREKEEEEESAPVMKSDHEAVVIDKYETHDHDHEAFFSRSPPPSPPRRINSPEIFYSPPAEKPLASTRFAQRKQFKPIPEGGKSPLKVTSRPKRHETMENTWKAITEGRSMPLSRHMKKCESFHENHGRHVGELELPSSLPLFKKSETFKDRTNQPTPPQQETYTSSPVPSKIRREPSLGQDELNKRVEAFIQKFNEEMRLQRQESLNQYMEMINRGSH, from the exons atgacgtGGATGGGTTCAGTGAAAGTCATGCTGATTTCGATGGGCGTTGTGCTCGTGAGTTTAGCCATGAAAGTGTCTGTTCCATTGGTGAAGGAGTTCATAATAGGTTCTCACGTGGCAGTCATGTGGAGCTCCATCGCCACGTGGCTCAAACCTCCGTATCTTTACATCATAATCAACGGCATCATCATAACCATTGTCGCCTCTTCGAGACTCCACCAGAACCACCACCACGATGATCGGGTCGATACCGAACCGGGTCGTTACCCGATGAAAAACGGATCTAGTAGACAGGCCAATAGCGCTTATGGGTTTCATGTGgagagtaataataataataataataagatcatTTCGTCGGAGTTCGGTGCGTTGGAACAGATCCGGCCGAGGCCACTGTACaaacagagagagaaagaagaagaagaagaatcagCTCCGGTTATGAAGAGTGATCATGAGGCAGTAGTTATTGATAAATACGAAACACATGATCATGATCACGAAGCTTTTTTCTCGAGGTCTCCGCCTCCTTCGCCTCCGAGAAGAATTAACTCACCAGAGATATTTTATTCACCGCCAGCGGAGAAACCTCTTGCTTCTACTAGGTTTGCTCAACGGAAACAGTTTAAACCGATTCCCGAAG GTGGAAAATCGCCGTTGAAAGTGACGTCGAGGCCCAAACGACACGAAACTATGGAGAATACGTGGAAGGCAATAACGGAAGGACGTTCGATGCCGTTAAGTAGGCACATGAAGAAGTGTGAGTCCTTTCATGAAAATCACGGCCGTCACGTGGGTGAGTTAGAATTACCGTCGTCACTACCGTTATTCAAGAAGTCAGAGACTTTCAAGGACCGAACCAATCAACCAACGCCACCTCAGCAAGAAACGTACACGTCATCACCTGTGCCAAGCAAGATTAGGAGGGAGCCGTCGTTGGGTCAAGACGAGTTGAACAAGCGAGTTGAGGCTTTTATACAGAAGTTTAACGAGGAAATGAGGTTGCAAAGGCAAGAGTCGTTGAATCAATATATGGAGATGATTAACCGTGGAAGCCATTAA
- the LOC115698012 gene encoding uncharacterized protein LOC115698012, producing the protein MAGEGSGGGCSTPDDNPSQKNRIKFLCSHGGKILPRPADGHLKYVGGETRVIAVPQDITFSELDKRLSDMIEGDNMTIKYQLASEDLDTLVSVRNDDDLKHMLHEIDHQDTEGYPKLRTFLFPSKPIIVLDNNPSALMEPHSLEQRYIDAVNGVVRTTRRPKFASSVIHTPTFTISSTCSSPHSNSPEHQGIESVVPVVAGPEMLLNGYQRSGNMHRVHSSPTLYRSNSPQRNNNVPRPQAYHYGPSHQNFHGCQSSKLLGWDLQKAAATERMVPAVSMARGEFRRGVLGHGVDHQYHYANRHHRGTGGGGAYDDFLSYGNCHGIDREESLPKSPRKKFWD; encoded by the exons atGGCGGGAGAAGGCAGCGGCGGTGGTTGTTCTACACCGGACGATAATCCATCCCAAAAAAATAGGATTAAGTTTTTGTGTAGCCATGGCGGAAAAATCCTACCCAGGCCAGCCGATGGCCACCTCAAGTACGTAGGTGGAGAGACGCGAGTCATTGCCGTTCCCCAAGATATTACATTCTCAG AATTAGATAAAAGGCTTTCGGACATGATTGAAGGGGATAACATGACAATTAAATACCAATTGGCCTCTGAGGATCTTGATACCTTGGTCTCTGTAAGAAATGATGATGATCTAAAGCATATGCTTCATGAAATCGATCATCAGGACACCGAAGGTTACCCAAAGCTACGTACTTTCTTGTTCCCTTCTAAGCCAATCATTGTTCTAGACAACAATCCATCTGCTTTAATGGAACCCCATTCCCTTGAGCAGCGTTATATTGATGCCGTTAATGGCGTGGTTCGTACCACCAGGAGACCCAAATTTGCTTCTAGCGTTATACACACACCTACCTTTACCATTTCCTCTACTTGTTCTTCTCCACATTCCAACTCTCCAGAGCACCAAGGTATTGAATCTGTTGTGCCTGTTGTGGCAGGACCTGAAATGCTTTTAAATGGTTATCAGAGGAGTGGTAATATGCATAGAGTTCACAGCTCTCCAACTCTTTATCGTTCAAACAGTCCTCAGCGAAACAATAATGTTCCTCGTCCTCAGGCCTATCACTATGGCCCTTCCCACCAAAACTTCCATGGTTGCCAATCCTCTAAATTGCTGGGTTGGGATCTTCAAAAAGCTGCAGCCACTGAGCGGATGGTTCCGGCTGTGTCTATGGCCCGAGGCGAGTTCAGAAGAGGAGTCTTGGGTCACGGAGTGGATCATCAGTACCACTATGCAAATAGGCATCATAGAGGGACTGGAGGAGGAGGTGCATATGATGATTTTCTATCTTATGGTAATTGTCATGGGATTGATAGAGAAGAGAGTCTTCCCAAGAGTCCCAGAAAGAAATTTTGGGACTAG